From a region of the Etheostoma cragini isolate CJK2018 chromosome 20, CSU_Ecrag_1.0, whole genome shotgun sequence genome:
- the rnf144aa gene encoding probable E3 ubiquitin-protein ligase RNF144A-A isoform X2 codes for MTTARYRPTWELAVDPLVSCKLCLGEFPLEQMTTITQCQCVFCTLCLKQYVELLIKEGLETAISCPDSACPKRGHLLENEIECLVATEMMQKYKKLQFEREVLLDPCRTWCPSSTCQAVCQLKEADSPARPQLVQCTVCALEFCSTCKANWHPGQACQENNLPITSFLPGENSSFYKNEEDDAPIKRCPKCKVYIERDEGCAQMMCKNCKHAFCWYCLESLDDDFLLIHYDKGPCRNKLGHSRASVIWHRTQVVGIFAGFGLLLLVASPFLLLATPIVLCCKCKCSKGDDDPLPT; via the exons ATGACCACGGCACGGTACCGTCCCACCTGGGAGCTGGCCGTGGACCCCCTGGTCTCGTGTAAGCTGTGCCTTGGAGAGTTCCctctggagcagatgaccacCATCACACAGTGCCAATGTGTCTTCTGTACACTG tgCCTGAAGCAGTATGTGGAACTCCTGATTAAAGAAGGCCTTGAAACTGCAATTAGCTGTCCAGACTCTGCTTGTCCCAAAAGAGGACACTTGCTGGAAAATGAG ATTGAGTGCCTGGTGGCCACTGAGATGATGCAGAAATACAAGAAGCTTCAGTTCGAAAGGG AGGTGCTGCTGGACCCGTGCCGGACGTGGTGCCCTTCCTCAACCTGCCAGGCCGTGTGCCAACTGAAGGAAGCTGATTCTCCTGCGCGGCCCCAGCTGGTCCAATGCACCGTCTGTGCCCTCGAGTTCTGCTCGACCTGCAAGGCCAACTGGCACCCCGGACAGGCCTGCCAAGAGAACAACCTGCCCATTACCTCCTTCCTACCAGGAGAAAACAG CTCTTTCTATAAGAATGAAGAGGATGACGCACCAATCAAGCGCTGTCCTAAATGTAAAGTTTACATTGAGAGGGATGAGGGCTGTGCACAGATGATGTGCAAGAACTGCAAACATGCCTTCTGCTGGTACTGTTTGGAGTCCCTggat gaTGACTTTCTCCTGATCCACTATGACAAAGGACCCTGTCGGAACAAACTGGGCCACTCCAGGGCGTCTGTTATCTGGCACAGAACACAG GTTGTGGGGATCTTTGCTGGCTTTGGCCTGCTCCTGCTGGTTGCCTCCCCCTTCCTCCTTCTGGCCACTCCCATCGTCCTCTGCTGCAAGTGCAAGTGCAGCAAAGGTGATGACGACCCATTGCCAACCTAA
- the rnf144aa gene encoding probable E3 ubiquitin-protein ligase RNF144A-A isoform X1, whose translation MASLQCGAADFLPSTAARTVESSVAVKMTTARYRPTWELAVDPLVSCKLCLGEFPLEQMTTITQCQCVFCTLCLKQYVELLIKEGLETAISCPDSACPKRGHLLENEIECLVATEMMQKYKKLQFEREVLLDPCRTWCPSSTCQAVCQLKEADSPARPQLVQCTVCALEFCSTCKANWHPGQACQENNLPITSFLPGENSSFYKNEEDDAPIKRCPKCKVYIERDEGCAQMMCKNCKHAFCWYCLESLDDDFLLIHYDKGPCRNKLGHSRASVIWHRTQVVGIFAGFGLLLLVASPFLLLATPIVLCCKCKCSKGDDDPLPT comes from the exons CTCTGTGGCGGTGAAGATGACCACGGCACGGTACCGTCCCACCTGGGAGCTGGCCGTGGACCCCCTGGTCTCGTGTAAGCTGTGCCTTGGAGAGTTCCctctggagcagatgaccacCATCACACAGTGCCAATGTGTCTTCTGTACACTG tgCCTGAAGCAGTATGTGGAACTCCTGATTAAAGAAGGCCTTGAAACTGCAATTAGCTGTCCAGACTCTGCTTGTCCCAAAAGAGGACACTTGCTGGAAAATGAG ATTGAGTGCCTGGTGGCCACTGAGATGATGCAGAAATACAAGAAGCTTCAGTTCGAAAGGG AGGTGCTGCTGGACCCGTGCCGGACGTGGTGCCCTTCCTCAACCTGCCAGGCCGTGTGCCAACTGAAGGAAGCTGATTCTCCTGCGCGGCCCCAGCTGGTCCAATGCACCGTCTGTGCCCTCGAGTTCTGCTCGACCTGCAAGGCCAACTGGCACCCCGGACAGGCCTGCCAAGAGAACAACCTGCCCATTACCTCCTTCCTACCAGGAGAAAACAG CTCTTTCTATAAGAATGAAGAGGATGACGCACCAATCAAGCGCTGTCCTAAATGTAAAGTTTACATTGAGAGGGATGAGGGCTGTGCACAGATGATGTGCAAGAACTGCAAACATGCCTTCTGCTGGTACTGTTTGGAGTCCCTggat gaTGACTTTCTCCTGATCCACTATGACAAAGGACCCTGTCGGAACAAACTGGGCCACTCCAGGGCGTCTGTTATCTGGCACAGAACACAG GTTGTGGGGATCTTTGCTGGCTTTGGCCTGCTCCTGCTGGTTGCCTCCCCCTTCCTCCTTCTGGCCACTCCCATCGTCCTCTGCTGCAAGTGCAAGTGCAGCAAAGGTGATGACGACCCATTGCCAACCTAA